In Streptomyces sp. NBC_01426, one genomic interval encodes:
- a CDS encoding phosphotransferase family protein, translated as MTPAPEPTPTGPPGLDPERLRGHLDAALPGLVAGPLTGRLIEGGRSNLTYAVTDGAARWVVRRPPLGHVLATAHDMRREYRVIAALHGTAVPVPEPVLLCEDESVLGAPFYVMEHVDGVPYRTAEQLSVLGPDRTRRAVLGLVDTLVDLHAVDPDAVGLGDFGRPEGFLERQLRRWGKQLAASRGRELAGIDELHGALGRALPDSPAPTVVHGDFRLDNVLIGGPDDTIRAVLDWEMSTLGDPLTDLGLLVMYSSDLGLTASPVSTTSGAPGHPSPAELVERYAARSGRDTSAIAWYTAFAWFKLAVILEGIHYRFTLGQTVGAGFDRIGELVPVFIEHGLHTLQEG; from the coding sequence ATGACCCCAGCGCCAGAACCGACCCCGACCGGCCCCCCGGGCCTCGATCCCGAGCGGCTGCGCGGCCATCTCGACGCCGCGCTCCCCGGCCTCGTGGCGGGGCCGCTCACCGGCCGCCTCATCGAGGGGGGCCGCTCGAACCTCACGTACGCGGTCACCGACGGGGCCGCCCGCTGGGTGGTGCGCCGCCCGCCGCTCGGCCACGTCCTGGCGACCGCCCACGACATGCGGCGCGAGTACCGGGTCATCGCGGCCCTGCACGGCACGGCCGTGCCGGTGCCCGAGCCGGTGCTGCTGTGCGAGGACGAGTCGGTGCTCGGTGCGCCGTTCTACGTGATGGAGCACGTGGACGGGGTCCCCTACCGGACGGCCGAGCAGTTGTCCGTCCTCGGCCCCGACCGCACCCGACGGGCCGTGCTCGGCCTGGTCGACACCCTGGTCGACCTGCACGCCGTGGACCCGGACGCCGTGGGCCTGGGTGACTTCGGCCGCCCCGAGGGCTTCCTCGAACGGCAGTTGCGCCGGTGGGGCAAGCAACTCGCGGCCTCCCGCGGCCGGGAACTCGCAGGGATCGACGAACTGCACGGCGCGCTCGGCCGGGCCCTGCCCGACTCCCCCGCCCCCACCGTGGTGCACGGCGACTTCCGGCTCGACAACGTCCTGATCGGCGGACCGGACGACACGATCCGGGCGGTGCTCGACTGGGAGATGTCCACGCTCGGCGATCCGCTGACCGACCTCGGGCTGCTGGTGATGTACAGCTCGGACCTGGGGTTGACCGCCTCCCCCGTCAGCACGACCAGCGGGGCGCCCGGCCACCCCTCCCCCGCGGAACTGGTCGAGCGGTACGCCGCCCGTTCGGGTCGGGACACCTCCGCGATCGCCTGGTACACCGCCTTCGCCTGGTTCAAGCTCGCGGTGATCCTCGAAGGCATCCACTACCGCTTCACGCTCGGACAGACCGTCGGAGCGGGCTTCGACCGGATCGGCGAGCTGGTCCCGGTCTTCATCGAACACGGTCTGCACACCCTCCAGGAAGGCTGA
- a CDS encoding acyl-CoA dehydrogenase family protein, which produces MDFAFDSRTEELRERLHAFMEEYVYPAEAVAAEQRARLASPWDTPAVFGELKAEARRQGLWNLFFPGERYGAGLTNLQYAPLAEITGRSPHLAPMATNCAAPDTGNMELLAQFADEEQRKRWLEPLLDGEIRSAFAMTEPDVASSDATNIETRIERSAGGDEYVVTGRKWYISGAMNPDCKIFIVMGKTDPDGADPRRQQSMILVPRDTPGVEVRRAMTVYGYADHDHGGHAEVVFHGARVPAANLIGEEGSGFAIAQARLGPGRIHHCMRLIGMAERAIELMCERASGRTAFGRELASQGVVQNWIADARVTVEQLRLLVLKTAWLMDTVGNRGAHTEIQAIKIATPRAVVGILDQAVQLHGAGGVSQDFPLAELWAAARTLRLADGPDEVHQRSLAHRELRKHAGRA; this is translated from the coding sequence ATGGACTTCGCATTCGACTCCCGGACCGAGGAACTCCGCGAACGGCTGCACGCGTTCATGGAGGAGTACGTGTACCCGGCGGAGGCCGTCGCCGCCGAGCAGCGCGCGCGGCTGGCCTCGCCCTGGGACACCCCGGCCGTCTTCGGTGAACTGAAGGCCGAGGCGCGTCGCCAAGGCCTGTGGAACCTCTTCTTCCCCGGCGAGCGGTACGGCGCCGGGCTGACCAACCTCCAGTACGCCCCGCTGGCCGAGATCACCGGGCGCAGCCCGCACCTGGCGCCGATGGCGACGAACTGCGCCGCCCCGGACACCGGGAACATGGAACTGCTCGCCCAGTTCGCCGACGAGGAGCAGCGCAAGCGGTGGCTGGAGCCGCTCCTGGACGGGGAGATCCGTTCGGCGTTCGCCATGACCGAGCCCGACGTGGCCTCCTCGGACGCCACGAACATCGAGACCCGCATCGAGCGTTCCGCCGGCGGCGACGAGTACGTGGTCACGGGCCGCAAGTGGTACATCTCCGGGGCGATGAACCCGGACTGCAAGATCTTCATCGTCATGGGCAAGACCGACCCGGACGGCGCCGATCCGCGCCGCCAGCAGTCGATGATCCTGGTCCCGCGCGACACCCCGGGCGTGGAGGTCCGCCGCGCGATGACGGTGTACGGGTACGCCGACCACGACCACGGCGGGCACGCCGAGGTGGTGTTCCACGGGGCGCGGGTGCCGGCTGCGAACCTGATCGGCGAGGAGGGTTCGGGCTTCGCCATCGCCCAGGCCCGGCTCGGCCCGGGGCGGATCCACCACTGCATGCGGCTGATCGGCATGGCGGAGCGGGCCATCGAGTTGATGTGCGAGCGCGCGAGCGGACGTACCGCCTTCGGCAGGGAACTGGCCTCGCAGGGCGTCGTGCAGAACTGGATCGCGGACGCCCGGGTCACCGTCGAGCAGTTGCGGCTGCTGGTGTTGAAGACGGCCTGGCTGATGGACACCGTGGGCAACCGGGGCGCGCACACCGAGATCCAGGCGATCAAGATCGCGACGCCGCGGGCGGTCGTGGGGATCCTCGACCAGGCGGTGCAACTGCACGGCGCGGGCGGGGTCAGTCAGGACTTCCCGTTGGCCGAGTTGTGGGCGGCGGCGCGGACGCTGCGGTTGGCGGACGGCCCGGACGAGGTCCATCAGCGCTCCCTGGCCCACCGGGAGTTGAGGAAGCACGCGGGGCGGGCGTGA